One window from the genome of Epinephelus fuscoguttatus linkage group LG3, E.fuscoguttatus.final_Chr_v1 encodes:
- the LOC125886161 gene encoding GTP-binding protein 2-like isoform X1, which produces MVDLTESGAVSPGHLRHGQGSGNNGKKTSKKSRTRRGKRGRKRRNKKNNRNNKTPPPYFPPEAEEGNIEYKLKLVNPTQYRFEHLATQLKWRLQEGRGEAVYQIGVEDNGLLVGLTEADMKASLKTLKRMAEKVGADITLLREREVDYDSDRNTRKIAEVLVRKVPDDQQFLDLRVAVLGNVDSGKSTLLGVLTQGELDNGRGRARLNLFRHLHEIQTGRTSSISFEILGFNSKGEVVNYSESRTAEEICESSSKMITFIDLAGHHKYLKTTIFGLTSYCPDFAMLVVSANTGIAGTTREHLGLAMALKVPIFIVVSKVDLCSRGTVERTVRQLERVLKQPGCNKVPMVVSNPDDAVTAAQQFTQSAGITPIFTLSSVSGESLDLLKVFLNILPPLSNSKEQEELMQQLTEFQVDEIYSVPDVGTVVGGTLYSGVCREGERLVVGPTDEGRFLRLKVGSIQRNRSACRVLRAGQAATLALGNFDRSLLRKGMVMVSPKMNPTICCQFEAAIVLLFHAKTFRRGSQVTVHVGNVRQTATVECLHGKDELRTGERAVVRFRFIKHPEYLRLGAKLLFREGVTKGIGHVTRLLPPSQNHDQNQNHDQNLQEH; this is translated from the exons ATGGTGGATTTGACCGAGAGTGGTGCAGTGTCGCCCGGACACCTCAGGCACGGACAGGGCTCCGGCAATAACGGGAAGAAAACGTCGAAAAAGTCGCGGACGAGAAGAGGCAAACGAGGCAGGAAAAGACGGAATAAAAAGAACAACCGGAACAACAAAACACCACCACCGTATTTCCCACCGGAG gCTGAAGAAGGAAACATCGAGTACAAG CTAAAGCTGGTTAACCCCACTCAGTATCGCTTTGAGCATCTGGCCACGCAGCTGAAGTGGCGTCTGCAGGAGGGCCGCGGCGAGGCCGTGTACCAGATCGGAGTGGAGGACAATGGCCTGCTGGTTGGCCTGACCGAGGCCGACATGAAGGCCTCGCTCAAGACCTTGAAGAGGATGGCAGAGAA AGTCGGTGCCGACATCACTCTCCTCCGAGAGAGGGAGGTGGACTACGACTCGGACAGAAACACTCGTAAAATAGCAGAAGTCCTCGTCCGAAAAGTTCCCGATGATCAGCAG TTCCTGGACCTGCGGGTGGCGGTTCTGGGAAATGTGGATTCAGGGAAGTCCACCCTGCTGGGCGTCCTGACACAGGGCGAGCTGGACAATGGGCGAGGCCGAGCGAGGCTCAACCTCTTCAGACATCTGCACGAGATCCAGACAGGACGCACCTCCAGCATCAGCTTCGAGATCCTCGGCTTCAACAGCAAAGGAGAG GTTGTGAACTACAGCGAGTCTCGGACAGCCGAGGAGATCTGTGAGAGCTCCTCCAAGATGATCACCTTCATCGATCTGGCTGGACACCACAAGTACCTGAAGACCACCATCTTCGGCCTCACCAGCTACTGCCCTGACTTTGCCATGCTGGTGGTGAGCGCCAACACCGGCATCG CCGGTACAACCCGAGAGCACCTGGGCCTTGCCATGGCGCTGAAAGTTCCCATCTTCATCGTGGTCAGTAAAGTGGACCTGTGCTCCCGTGGCACCGTGGAGAGGACCGTCCGACAGCTGGAGCGAGTCCTGAAGCAGCCGGGCTGCAACAAGGTGCCCATGGTGGTGTCCAACCCCGACGACGCTGTGACCGCCGCGCAGCAGTTCACACAGTCTGCAGG catcaCGCCCATCTTCACACTGTCCAGTGTGTCTGGAGAAAGTCTTGACCTTCTCAAGGTTTTCCTGAATATCCTCCCTCCACTGAGCAACAGcaaggagcaggaggagctgaTGCAGCAACTCACTGAGTTccag GTGGATGAGATCTACTCAGTTCCTGATGTTGGGACTGTGGTGGGAGGAACTCTGTACAG tggcGTGTGCAGGGAGGGCGAGAGGCTGGTGGTCGGTCCGACTGACGAGGGGCGCTTCCTGCGTCTGAAGGTGGGCAGCATCCAGAGGAACCGCTCGGCCTGCAGGGTGCTGAGGGCCGGACAGGCCGCCACGCTGGCTCTGGGCAACTTTGACCGCTCGCTGCTGCgcaag GGGATGGTGATGGTCAGTCCAAAGATGAACCCGACCATCTGCTGTCAGTTTGAAGCCGCCATCGTCCTCCTCTTCCACGCGAAGACCTTCCGCCGGGGCTCACAGGTCACCGTGCACGTGGGCAACGTCAGGCAGACGGCCACCGTGGAGTGCCTTCATGGGAAG gACGAGCTGCGTACGGGCGAGAGGGCCGTGGTTCGCTTCCGCTTCATCAAACACCCCGAGTACCTGCGTCTGGGCGCCAAGCTGCTCTTCAGGGAGGGCGTCACCAAAGGCATCGGCCACGTCACCCGCCTGCTGCCCCCCTCCCAGAATCACGACCAGAACCAGAACCACGACCAGAACCTGCAGGAGCATTAG
- the LOC125886161 gene encoding GTP-binding protein 2-like isoform X2, translated as MKASLKTLKRMAEKVGADITLLREREVDYDSDRNTRKIAEVLVRKVPDDQQFLDLRVAVLGNVDSGKSTLLGVLTQGELDNGRGRARLNLFRHLHEIQTGRTSSISFEILGFNSKGEVVNYSESRTAEEICESSSKMITFIDLAGHHKYLKTTIFGLTSYCPDFAMLVVSANTGIAGTTREHLGLAMALKVPIFIVVSKVDLCSRGTVERTVRQLERVLKQPGCNKVPMVVSNPDDAVTAAQQFTQSAGITPIFTLSSVSGESLDLLKVFLNILPPLSNSKEQEELMQQLTEFQVDEIYSVPDVGTVVGGTLYSGVCREGERLVVGPTDEGRFLRLKVGSIQRNRSACRVLRAGQAATLALGNFDRSLLRKGMVMVSPKMNPTICCQFEAAIVLLFHAKTFRRGSQVTVHVGNVRQTATVECLHGKDELRTGERAVVRFRFIKHPEYLRLGAKLLFREGVTKGIGHVTRLLPPSQNHDQNQNHDQNLQEH; from the exons ATGAAGGCCTCGCTCAAGACCTTGAAGAGGATGGCAGAGAA AGTCGGTGCCGACATCACTCTCCTCCGAGAGAGGGAGGTGGACTACGACTCGGACAGAAACACTCGTAAAATAGCAGAAGTCCTCGTCCGAAAAGTTCCCGATGATCAGCAG TTCCTGGACCTGCGGGTGGCGGTTCTGGGAAATGTGGATTCAGGGAAGTCCACCCTGCTGGGCGTCCTGACACAGGGCGAGCTGGACAATGGGCGAGGCCGAGCGAGGCTCAACCTCTTCAGACATCTGCACGAGATCCAGACAGGACGCACCTCCAGCATCAGCTTCGAGATCCTCGGCTTCAACAGCAAAGGAGAG GTTGTGAACTACAGCGAGTCTCGGACAGCCGAGGAGATCTGTGAGAGCTCCTCCAAGATGATCACCTTCATCGATCTGGCTGGACACCACAAGTACCTGAAGACCACCATCTTCGGCCTCACCAGCTACTGCCCTGACTTTGCCATGCTGGTGGTGAGCGCCAACACCGGCATCG CCGGTACAACCCGAGAGCACCTGGGCCTTGCCATGGCGCTGAAAGTTCCCATCTTCATCGTGGTCAGTAAAGTGGACCTGTGCTCCCGTGGCACCGTGGAGAGGACCGTCCGACAGCTGGAGCGAGTCCTGAAGCAGCCGGGCTGCAACAAGGTGCCCATGGTGGTGTCCAACCCCGACGACGCTGTGACCGCCGCGCAGCAGTTCACACAGTCTGCAGG catcaCGCCCATCTTCACACTGTCCAGTGTGTCTGGAGAAAGTCTTGACCTTCTCAAGGTTTTCCTGAATATCCTCCCTCCACTGAGCAACAGcaaggagcaggaggagctgaTGCAGCAACTCACTGAGTTccag GTGGATGAGATCTACTCAGTTCCTGATGTTGGGACTGTGGTGGGAGGAACTCTGTACAG tggcGTGTGCAGGGAGGGCGAGAGGCTGGTGGTCGGTCCGACTGACGAGGGGCGCTTCCTGCGTCTGAAGGTGGGCAGCATCCAGAGGAACCGCTCGGCCTGCAGGGTGCTGAGGGCCGGACAGGCCGCCACGCTGGCTCTGGGCAACTTTGACCGCTCGCTGCTGCgcaag GGGATGGTGATGGTCAGTCCAAAGATGAACCCGACCATCTGCTGTCAGTTTGAAGCCGCCATCGTCCTCCTCTTCCACGCGAAGACCTTCCGCCGGGGCTCACAGGTCACCGTGCACGTGGGCAACGTCAGGCAGACGGCCACCGTGGAGTGCCTTCATGGGAAG gACGAGCTGCGTACGGGCGAGAGGGCCGTGGTTCGCTTCCGCTTCATCAAACACCCCGAGTACCTGCGTCTGGGCGCCAAGCTGCTCTTCAGGGAGGGCGTCACCAAAGGCATCGGCCACGTCACCCGCCTGCTGCCCCCCTCCCAGAATCACGACCAGAACCAGAACCACGACCAGAACCTGCAGGAGCATTAG